Proteins co-encoded in one Malus sylvestris chromosome 9, drMalSylv7.2, whole genome shotgun sequence genomic window:
- the LOC126583603 gene encoding uncharacterized protein LOC126583603: MDQVSVPVSLHSLAPSIPSLNGTNFSDWSEQVQFHLGVLDLDLALRTDKPAALTNTSSTEEKSLYNAWERSNRLSIMFMRMTIASNIKTGLPQAETAKEYLKNIETRFKTADKSLAGTLMAELTTKKFDGMRSMHEHVLEMTNIAAKLKTLGMNVDDSFLVQFILNSLPP, translated from the coding sequence TGTCAGTGCCTGTTTCTCTTCATTCGCTTGCTCCATCTATTCCCTCACTTAATGGAACAAATTTCTCAGATTGGAGTGAGCAAGTTCAGTTTCACCTTGGTGTTCTGGATCTTGATTTAGCACTCCGAACTGATAAACCTGCTGCTCTTACGAATACAAGCAGCACTGAGGAAAAATCTCTTTATAATGCCTGGGAGAGATCGAACAGATTGAGCATAATGTTTATGCGAATGACTATAGCGAGCAACATAAAGACTGGCCTTCCTCAAGCTGAAACTGCTAAGGAATActtgaaaaatattgaaactCGTTTCAAGACTGCTGACAAGTCTCTTGCTGGGACATTAATGGCTGAGCTTACCACCAAGAAATTTGATGGTATGCGAAGCATGCATGAGCATGTCCTTGAAATGACTAATATAGCAGCAAAGCTAAAGACTCTTGGAATGAATGTAGATGACTCCTTTCTTGTtcaatttattttgaactccttgCCTCCTTAG